Proteins encoded within one genomic window of Actinoplanes octamycinicus:
- a CDS encoding Mu transposase C-terminal domain-containing protein yields MIGRLAERDEVGHRCADAAAAELGLSRRQVYVLLRRWRQGEGVASDMLPGRSSGGRGREHLPEAVEAIIREVLRTRYLTKQRRSMSAVHREVTRLCRGRGLPAPSRGALVRRAEKLDPVATTLAREGVDAARPLRSAGGVPPQVSELLEQVQIDHTVIDVIVVDERHRLPIGRPYITVAIDVLSRAIVGLVVTLEAPSALSVGLCLAHMVSGKRAWLERIGVEVAWPMSGKPAELYLDNAAEFKSEALRRGCEQHGITLRWRPLGQPHYGGIVERVIGTMMTMVHELPGTTFSSTKERGGYDSERLAVLTVGELERWLALAVAGYHGTVHSTLGQTPAGRWADAVANGRAPVTVTNETAFLVDFLPVVRRSLHTTGFVIDHVWYYCDALKPWIARRAQLGKFVLRRDPRDLSRIWALDPDGGVYLQVPYRTLSNPPVGLWEHRAAVAALREKGRGEVDEEDLFRMVRQQRAITDEASRTTRRARRDAERRATTVPPPAPSRPAPLPPIIVAATDAAPFAVVEEW; encoded by the coding sequence GTGATCGGCCGTCTCGCCGAGCGGGACGAGGTCGGCCACCGTTGCGCGGACGCGGCCGCCGCCGAGCTCGGCTTGTCCCGGCGCCAGGTGTACGTGCTACTTCGCCGCTGGCGCCAGGGCGAGGGGGTCGCCTCGGACATGCTGCCCGGCCGGTCCAGCGGCGGCCGGGGCCGCGAGCACCTACCCGAGGCGGTCGAGGCGATCATCCGCGAGGTGCTGCGTACCCGGTACCTGACCAAGCAGCGGCGCTCCATGTCGGCGGTGCACCGTGAGGTCACACGGCTGTGCCGGGGCCGGGGGCTGCCGGCGCCGTCGCGGGGTGCGCTGGTGCGTCGGGCGGAGAAGCTGGATCCGGTGGCCACGACGCTGGCGAGGGAGGGCGTGGACGCGGCCCGGCCGCTGCGGTCGGCGGGTGGGGTGCCGCCGCAGGTCAGTGAGCTGCTGGAACAGGTCCAGATCGACCACACCGTGATTGATGTGATCGTGGTCGACGAGCGGCATCGGCTGCCGATCGGACGTCCGTACATCACTGTGGCGATCGATGTTCTCAGCCGCGCGATTGTCGGCCTGGTGGTGACGTTGGAGGCGCCGTCGGCGTTGTCGGTCGGGTTGTGCCTGGCGCACATGGTGAGCGGCAAGCGGGCGTGGCTGGAGCGCATCGGCGTCGAGGTGGCCTGGCCGATGAGCGGCAAGCCGGCTGAGCTGTATCTGGACAACGCGGCCGAGTTCAAGAGCGAGGCCCTGCGCCGGGGGTGTGAGCAGCACGGGATCACGCTGCGGTGGCGTCCTCTGGGCCAGCCGCACTACGGCGGGATCGTGGAGCGGGTCATCGGCACGATGATGACGATGGTTCACGAGCTGCCGGGGACCACGTTCTCGAGCACGAAGGAGCGCGGCGGCTACGACTCCGAGCGCCTGGCCGTGCTGACGGTCGGCGAACTGGAGCGGTGGCTGGCGCTGGCGGTGGCCGGCTACCACGGCACGGTCCACTCCACGCTCGGGCAGACCCCGGCCGGCCGGTGGGCTGACGCAGTCGCGAACGGTCGGGCGCCGGTGACGGTGACGAACGAGACGGCGTTCCTGGTCGATTTCCTGCCGGTGGTGCGCCGCTCGCTGCACACGACCGGATTCGTCATCGATCACGTCTGGTACTACTGCGACGCGCTCAAGCCGTGGATCGCCCGCCGTGCGCAGCTCGGCAAGTTCGTGCTGCGCCGGGACCCGCGCGATCTGAGCCGGATCTGGGCGCTGGATCCCGACGGCGGCGTGTATCTGCAGGTGCCCTACCGGACCTTGTCCAACCCGCCGGTCGGGTTGTGGGAGCACCGCGCCGCAGTGGCCGCGCTGCGGGAGAAGGGCCGCGGCGAGGTCGACGAGGAGGATCTGTTCCGTATGGTCCGCCAGCAGCGCGCGATCACCGACGAGGCGTCACGGACCACCCGCCGGGCCCGCCGCGACGCCGAGCGCCGCGCGACGACCGTCCCGCCGCCGGCACCCAGCAGACCAGCCCCGTTGCCGCCCATCATCGTGGCGGCGACCGACGCCGCCCCGTTCGCCGTGGTCGAGGAGTGGTGA
- a CDS encoding response regulator, producing MALIVVAEDDSDVRAVTSRVLQRAGHTVVAAADGAAALQAVRQHRPQLVVSDIDMPRMSGVQLCQAIRADPATAAVPVLFVSGSLVPGDSRPVDAQATAMLRKPFDRNELLTWVDKLLQTGHHDGQAPMTCP from the coding sequence ATGGCGCTGATCGTAGTGGCCGAGGACGACAGTGATGTTCGGGCGGTGACGAGCAGGGTGCTGCAACGGGCCGGCCATACCGTCGTGGCGGCCGCTGACGGCGCCGCAGCGCTGCAAGCGGTCCGGCAGCATCGTCCGCAACTGGTGGTCAGCGACATCGACATGCCGCGCATGTCGGGTGTGCAGTTGTGCCAGGCGATCCGCGCCGACCCGGCGACCGCCGCCGTACCGGTGCTGTTCGTCAGCGGCAGCCTGGTGCCGGGCGACTCCCGGCCCGTCGACGCGCAGGCCACCGCCATGCTGCGGAAACCGTTCGACCGCAACGAGCTGCTGACCTGGGTCGATAAGCTGCTGCAAACCGGCCACCACGACGGTCAGGCCCCGATGACGTGTCCCTGA
- a CDS encoding Mu transposase C-terminal domain-containing protein — translation MAGARVDPEQRAAVVARLTALRQAGSLTTAHVRTAASGLRVGERTVWRWLGTTGPGRTGPARYELTPTDREAFAYFRGNIAALARARAAVRSGLGQVAGTPVPDFLATGWANAPAVTLRTLQRAFERQLTPAELAAWRTGEQGRRAASVYLTRPVTGRNVVWELDHKQLPILVLPPRGPAVCPWLTSVIDDGTRALVGWAIALTPHTGTVLTALRTALLVDEQRGPFGAVPAMVRVDRGLEFAAAAVKDALAALCVHVHQLPAYHAHRKGKIERIHQSMEQTLLTGLPGYTKGPRDASGRLHGPLSDAARDRAAAETTGLAPMRIERFVTHRFAPWVTWYNTQRPHSALAGRTPAQAWTDDATAVQRLDAAQLRHLLLAGVERTINKDGIRFNGLAYVAPELHGRRGQSVHVRFMPHDDRFIEVYLDGQHLCTAHPQGQLSPEQVEAFRSHARDESRRLGAARRRASARTRAELAPMTDDEPDAAESRLVPAAGARDLLGRANDDMLRRRAKTNLLGLIDPTASQKSTR, via the coding sequence GTGGCGGGCGCGCGAGTCGATCCGGAGCAGCGGGCCGCCGTAGTGGCCCGGCTGACGGCGCTGCGGCAGGCCGGCTCGCTGACCACGGCGCACGTGCGTACGGCGGCATCGGGACTGCGAGTCGGCGAGCGCACCGTCTGGCGGTGGCTGGGCACGACCGGGCCCGGCCGGACCGGACCGGCCCGCTACGAGCTGACGCCTACCGACCGGGAGGCGTTCGCGTACTTCCGCGGCAACATCGCCGCGCTCGCCCGGGCCCGCGCCGCGGTGAGGTCCGGGCTCGGCCAGGTGGCCGGGACGCCGGTCCCGGACTTCCTCGCAACCGGCTGGGCGAACGCGCCGGCGGTCACGCTGCGCACCTTGCAGCGGGCGTTCGAGCGCCAGCTGACCCCGGCCGAGCTCGCCGCGTGGCGCACCGGTGAACAGGGCCGGCGGGCGGCGAGCGTCTACTTGACCCGGCCGGTGACCGGCCGCAACGTGGTCTGGGAACTCGACCACAAGCAGCTGCCGATCCTGGTCCTGCCACCCCGCGGCCCGGCGGTGTGCCCGTGGCTGACCAGCGTCATCGACGACGGCACGCGGGCACTGGTCGGGTGGGCGATCGCGCTGACCCCGCACACCGGCACTGTGCTCACCGCGCTGCGCACGGCGCTGCTCGTCGACGAGCAGCGCGGCCCGTTCGGCGCGGTCCCGGCGATGGTACGCGTCGACCGCGGGCTCGAGTTCGCCGCGGCCGCGGTCAAGGACGCCCTCGCCGCGCTGTGCGTGCACGTCCACCAGCTGCCGGCCTACCACGCCCACCGCAAAGGCAAGATCGAGCGGATCCACCAAAGCATGGAGCAGACCCTGCTGACCGGGCTGCCCGGCTACACCAAAGGCCCACGCGATGCCAGCGGCCGGCTGCACGGGCCGCTGTCGGACGCCGCCCGCGACCGGGCAGCCGCCGAGACCACCGGACTCGCGCCGATGCGCATCGAGCGGTTCGTCACCCACCGGTTCGCGCCGTGGGTGACCTGGTACAACACGCAACGGCCGCACAGCGCGCTGGCCGGGCGCACCCCGGCGCAGGCCTGGACCGACGACGCGACCGCAGTGCAGCGCCTCGACGCCGCCCAGCTGCGGCACCTGCTGCTGGCCGGGGTGGAGCGGACGATCAACAAGGACGGCATCCGGTTCAACGGCCTCGCCTACGTCGCGCCCGAACTGCACGGCCGGCGCGGGCAGAGCGTGCACGTGCGGTTCATGCCGCACGACGACCGGTTCATCGAGGTCTACCTCGACGGGCAGCACCTGTGCACTGCCCACCCGCAGGGCCAGCTGTCGCCTGAGCAGGTCGAGGCATTCCGGTCGCACGCCCGCGACGAGTCGCGACGGCTGGGTGCCGCCCGCCGGCGCGCGTCAGCGCGGACCCGGGCCGAGCTGGCACCGATGACCGACGACGAGCCGGACGCCGCAGAGTCCCGGCTGGTCCCAGCGGCCGGCGCCCGAGACCTGCTCGGCCGCGCCAACGACGACATGCTGCGCCGACGGGCCAAGACCAACCTGCTCGGCCTGATCGACCCCACCGCCTCGCAGAAGAGCACCCGCTGA
- a CDS encoding TniQ family protein, whose protein sequence is MIPPRWPLHPPPLPGEALSSWLERTASAYDLPLTTLLEHNLGTAGRQVSKVKRAQHHDQLDTDPPALLLEVLHERSGVPVGQLRHMTIAGWTPWLLDTLDVEQAGTFNCFVRQDSVLFDHTMIAHGSDPVRWRPWLQSADGAERRQRACPLCAERPEHGLLLMAQLPIMLGCPEHGCLLQPAGLAVRHYPGAPDPEVTAVTEMVQAMDRRTHEGITTGQVTLPRRTVHVGVWFRLLRIVLDEVNTPTSFLRHKADKATLETIWARVERPVRAGQIRWAPYEALDWDRQAAMLEAAAMAMHLSSQGIIWARGTLGSLLSREPDRPVRSDPDPTVAWTNAVRDFNAWLLTIVDDRDASRQLLIQLSATNRTPEGYELTRQGLINSGLRAEHLPHWPGMNVMVLPDA, encoded by the coding sequence GTGATCCCACCCCGGTGGCCGCTGCACCCGCCGCCGCTGCCCGGCGAGGCGCTGTCGTCGTGGCTGGAACGAACCGCCAGCGCCTACGATCTCCCGCTCACCACGCTGCTGGAGCACAACCTCGGGACGGCAGGCCGACAGGTCAGCAAGGTCAAACGGGCCCAGCATCACGATCAGCTCGACACCGACCCGCCGGCCCTGCTGCTGGAGGTGCTGCACGAGCGCAGCGGCGTGCCGGTAGGGCAGTTGCGGCACATGACCATCGCCGGCTGGACGCCATGGCTACTCGACACCCTCGACGTTGAGCAGGCCGGCACCTTCAACTGCTTCGTACGCCAGGACTCGGTGCTGTTCGACCACACGATGATCGCCCACGGCTCCGACCCCGTCCGGTGGCGGCCCTGGTTACAGAGCGCCGACGGCGCCGAGCGGCGACAGCGGGCCTGCCCGCTCTGCGCCGAGCGGCCCGAGCACGGCCTGCTGTTGATGGCCCAACTCCCGATCATGCTGGGTTGCCCGGAGCACGGATGCCTCCTGCAACCCGCCGGGCTTGCCGTGCGGCACTACCCGGGCGCGCCCGACCCCGAGGTCACCGCCGTCACCGAAATGGTCCAGGCCATGGACCGGCGCACTCACGAAGGGATCACCACCGGCCAGGTCACGCTGCCACGCCGGACCGTTCATGTCGGTGTGTGGTTCCGGCTGCTGCGGATCGTGCTCGACGAGGTCAACACCCCCACGTCGTTCCTGCGCCACAAAGCGGACAAGGCAACGTTGGAGACGATCTGGGCCCGCGTCGAGCGGCCCGTACGCGCCGGGCAGATCCGCTGGGCGCCGTACGAGGCACTGGACTGGGACCGTCAGGCGGCGATGCTCGAAGCCGCCGCCATGGCGATGCACCTCAGCAGCCAGGGCATCATCTGGGCCAGGGGGACGCTCGGATCGCTGCTCTCGCGGGAGCCGGACCGGCCCGTCCGCAGCGATCCCGATCCCACCGTCGCGTGGACGAACGCGGTCCGGGACTTCAACGCCTGGCTCCTCACCATCGTTGACGACCGCGACGCCTCTCGCCAGTTACTCATCCAGCTCAGCGCCACGAACCGCACCCCCGAGGGGTACGAACTCACGCGCCAGGGCCTGATCAACAGCGGCCTGCGGGCAGAGCATCTCCCGCACTGGCCCGGCATGAACGTCATGGTTCTTCCAGACGCTTGA
- a CDS encoding ATP-binding protein: protein MPTHFLGLTDAAVLPTTTYQLTARIIDDLVANLATGVIHGPAGTGKTFAVTDNLERLRAAGGGHQVVTCSLAFPSKPTMLRVAAELVHALTGSEPAASRSRFRLINHLIGLLASTPRLIVIDEAQRLNGECIELLRHLHDHQDTRFALLYVGGDGCWEVLSREPMLRSRVFRRLPFKRLDRAQVPALIRSYHPIYAAADDALLADIDAVYGKGTLRDWAVFTHTAAGLCREARTATIDADVAGNAYALLGGLGS from the coding sequence ATGCCGACACACTTTCTCGGCCTGACCGACGCCGCGGTGCTGCCTACCACGACATACCAGCTCACCGCCCGCATCATCGACGACCTGGTCGCCAACCTCGCCACCGGCGTCATCCACGGCCCAGCCGGCACCGGCAAGACGTTCGCCGTCACCGACAACCTGGAGCGGCTGCGCGCCGCAGGCGGCGGCCATCAGGTGGTGACCTGCTCACTGGCGTTCCCGTCGAAACCAACGATGCTGCGCGTCGCCGCCGAACTGGTCCACGCGCTCACCGGCAGCGAACCGGCCGCCTCCCGCAGCAGGTTCCGACTGATCAACCACCTGATCGGGCTGCTCGCCAGCACTCCCCGACTGATCGTCATCGACGAGGCGCAACGCCTCAACGGCGAATGCATCGAACTGTTACGCCACCTGCACGACCACCAGGACACCCGGTTCGCGCTGCTCTACGTCGGCGGCGACGGCTGCTGGGAGGTGCTGTCGCGTGAACCGATGCTGCGCTCGCGGGTGTTCCGCCGGCTGCCGTTCAAACGCCTCGACCGAGCCCAGGTCCCGGCCCTGATCCGCAGCTACCACCCGATCTACGCTGCCGCAGACGACGCGCTGCTGGCCGACATCGACGCCGTCTACGGCAAAGGCACCCTGCGCGACTGGGCCGTGTTCACCCACACCGCCGCAGGCCTGTGCCGCGAAGCCCGGACGGCCACCATCGACGCCGACGTGGCAGGCAACGCCTACGCGCTGCTCGGCGGTCTCGGGTCCTGA
- a CDS encoding STAS domain-containing protein: protein MDVPWAASRRYDAKSVTVLELHGDLVAGTVLKLQRDVAAALADSDHALVLDLQHVRTVDTTGATMLAAAAQAARPQASVRLAHPPPRIRAVLRTVGVLDAVAVFNTVAGAVRGDAADVLADQPPSW from the coding sequence ATGGATGTTCCCTGGGCCGCGTCGCGGCGGTACGACGCGAAATCGGTCACGGTGCTGGAGCTGCATGGTGATCTGGTCGCGGGCACGGTGTTGAAGCTTCAGCGTGACGTGGCCGCTGCGCTCGCCGATAGCGATCATGCGCTGGTGCTGGACCTGCAGCATGTGCGGACCGTGGACACGACCGGTGCCACGATGCTTGCCGCCGCTGCCCAGGCGGCCCGCCCGCAGGCCAGCGTCCGGTTGGCGCACCCGCCGCCGAGGATCCGGGCTGTCCTGCGCACCGTCGGGGTGCTGGATGCTGTGGCGGTCTTCAACACCGTGGCCGGCGCGGTTCGGGGCGACGCAGCCGACGTGCTGGCCGACCAGCCACCGAGCTGGTAG
- a CDS encoding TniB family NTP-binding protein, with protein sequence MDADLLDLAHLHPAARLVAVLPDAERVHRIRADRWIGYPRAVDALERLESLLTWPDKQRMPNLLILGPTNNGKSMIVEKFRRTHPPVSHPDREEIPVLVMQMPSEPSAIRFYVALLAAMGAPLRPRQRLAELEQVALSLMRAVGVRVLVIDELHNVLAGRGDTRREFLNLIRFLGNELRIPLVGVGTREAYLAIRSDDQLENRFEPFTLPLWTPDAGACSLLASFATSFPLRRPSPIASAEMASYLITRSEGTIGELAMLLTDAAIVAIESGEETINQRTLVMAQYAGPTERRRLFERELA encoded by the coding sequence GTGGACGCCGACCTGTTGGACCTGGCCCACCTGCACCCGGCCGCGCGGCTGGTCGCGGTGCTGCCCGACGCCGAGCGGGTGCACCGTATCCGCGCCGACCGGTGGATCGGCTACCCGCGCGCTGTGGACGCCCTGGAGCGGCTCGAGAGCCTGCTGACCTGGCCGGACAAGCAGCGGATGCCGAACCTGCTGATCCTCGGGCCGACCAACAACGGCAAGTCGATGATCGTGGAGAAGTTCCGGCGGACCCACCCGCCGGTGTCGCACCCCGACCGTGAGGAGATCCCGGTCCTGGTGATGCAGATGCCCTCGGAACCCTCGGCGATCCGGTTCTACGTGGCGCTGCTGGCCGCCATGGGAGCACCCCTGCGGCCCCGGCAGCGCCTGGCGGAGCTGGAGCAGGTGGCGCTGTCGCTGATGCGCGCGGTCGGCGTGCGGGTGCTGGTCATCGACGAGCTGCACAACGTGCTGGCCGGGCGCGGCGACACCCGGCGGGAGTTCCTGAACCTGATCCGGTTCCTGGGCAACGAGCTGCGCATCCCTCTGGTCGGGGTCGGCACCCGGGAGGCGTACCTGGCGATCCGGTCCGATGACCAGCTGGAGAACCGGTTCGAGCCGTTCACGCTGCCGCTGTGGACGCCGGATGCCGGGGCGTGCTCGCTGCTGGCCAGCTTCGCCACGTCGTTCCCGCTGCGCCGGCCGTCGCCGATCGCGTCCGCTGAGATGGCCTCCTACCTGATCACCCGCAGCGAGGGCACGATCGGTGAGCTGGCCATGCTGCTCACCGATGCGGCGATCGTCGCGATCGAGTCCGGGGAGGAGACGATCAACCAGCGGACGCTGGTCATGGCCCAGTACGCAGGGCCGACCGAGCGCCGGCGCCTGTTCGAACGGGAGCTGGCGTGA
- a CDS encoding recombinase family protein, whose protein sequence is MTDTPDTLTLTPDDALEPFPVAAGGLLIGYGRVSTRGQNLDRQIRALTKCGCAKIFTDKLSGKNTDRPELIECLKYLREGDTLVVPSLDRLARSLQDLITITVDLRKRGIGFKSLHENLDTTTPGGRLVFHVFAALAEFIRELIIENTRDGVAAAKARGQQLGRPKAMTDEQVSHAIALLSQPKASAKAIAKLLGVSRSTLYAYVPQLAAIRAATAKQAPAEVPAQRPALTREPEPWWQLAEFTLSHSSTHGWQLTHRLHPANPGHPILVENYPTGNVRLRRTIAAAQTAAAAAIEDLTGHRVQDWEEDEDGAGEPYWEALLDASVPEPVRA, encoded by the coding sequence GTGACGGACACCCCTGACACACTGACGCTCACCCCCGACGACGCCTTGGAGCCGTTCCCCGTCGCGGCCGGCGGTCTGCTCATCGGCTACGGCCGGGTGTCGACCCGCGGCCAGAACCTGGACCGCCAGATCCGGGCGCTCACCAAGTGCGGCTGCGCGAAGATCTTCACTGACAAGCTGTCGGGCAAGAACACCGACCGGCCCGAGCTGATCGAGTGCCTCAAGTACCTGCGCGAGGGCGACACCCTCGTCGTGCCCAGCCTGGACCGGCTCGCGCGATCGCTGCAAGACCTGATCACCATCACCGTGGACCTGCGCAAGCGCGGCATCGGGTTCAAGAGCCTGCACGAGAACCTGGACACCACCACCCCCGGTGGCCGGCTCGTCTTCCACGTCTTCGCTGCCCTGGCCGAGTTCATCCGCGAGCTGATCATCGAGAACACCCGCGACGGCGTCGCCGCCGCCAAAGCCCGAGGCCAGCAGCTCGGTCGCCCGAAGGCGATGACCGACGAACAGGTCAGCCACGCCATCGCGCTGCTGTCCCAACCCAAAGCCAGCGCGAAGGCCATCGCCAAGCTGCTCGGCGTCTCCCGCTCAACCCTGTACGCCTACGTCCCCCAGCTCGCCGCCATCCGGGCCGCGACCGCCAAACAGGCTCCCGCCGAGGTCCCCGCCCAGCGGCCGGCCCTCACCCGCGAACCCGAACCATGGTGGCAGCTCGCCGAGTTCACCCTGAGCCACAGCAGCACCCACGGCTGGCAACTCACCCACCGCCTCCACCCAGCCAACCCCGGCCACCCGATCCTGGTCGAGAACTACCCCACCGGCAACGTCCGGCTGCGGCGCACCATCGCCGCGGCGCAGACCGCCGCCGCGGCGGCAATCGAAGACCTCACCGGACACCGCGTCCAGGACTGGGAAGAGGACGAGGACGGCGCTGGCGAACCCTACTGGGAGGCGCTCCTGGACGCCTCGGTCCCCGAGCCGGTCCGTGCGTAG
- a CDS encoding response regulator has translation MQTTSETDIDGLDALAFLHRMPPHENAPRPDLILLDLDLPRLDGRAVLAEAKTDPQTSAIPIIVFTASAAASDVTASYAAHANAYVTKPADPAGLDRVVQAICCFFGQTSVVPAPAHTLEGQRR, from the coding sequence GTGCAGACGACCTCGGAAACCGACATCGACGGCCTCGACGCCCTGGCGTTTCTGCACCGGATGCCCCCGCACGAGAACGCGCCCCGCCCCGACCTGATCCTGCTGGATCTCGACCTGCCGCGCCTCGACGGCCGTGCCGTGCTCGCCGAGGCCAAGACCGATCCGCAGACCAGCGCGATCCCGATTATCGTGTTCACCGCCTCCGCCGCGGCCAGCGACGTCACCGCCAGCTACGCCGCGCACGCCAACGCCTACGTCACCAAGCCAGCCGACCCGGCCGGCCTGGACCGGGTCGTGCAGGCCATCTGCTGCTTCTTCGGGCAGACCTCTGTCGTGCCGGCCCCAGCACACACTCTCGAAGGCCAGCGGCGCTGA
- a CDS encoding STAS domain-containing protein encodes MKGRASKQSHRPERRTVIEISQWCYVAHDTGTYTVTLSGELDLLQAGDLTATLTEAAGHDDTTQMCVDLAAVTFIDSTVIGALLQGYHAAHTAAIGYTVTGMNGQVQKVLQVAGVLATLQGQPPSP; translated from the coding sequence GTGAAAGGGCGCGCCAGCAAGCAGTCACACCGTCCAGAGAGGCGAACCGTCATCGAGATCAGCCAGTGGTGCTACGTCGCTCACGACACCGGCACCTACACGGTGACCTTGTCCGGGGAACTCGACCTGCTGCAGGCCGGTGACCTGACCGCGACCCTGACCGAGGCGGCCGGTCACGACGACACGACCCAGATGTGTGTCGACCTGGCCGCGGTGACGTTCATCGACTCCACCGTGATTGGTGCTCTGCTGCAGGGCTACCACGCCGCCCATACCGCCGCCATCGGCTACACCGTGACCGGCATGAACGGGCAGGTGCAGAAGGTGCTGCAGGTCGCCGGCGTCCTCGCGACGTTGCAGGGACAGCCACCGAGCCCCTGA
- a CDS encoding ATP-binding protein: MSTDVGTSTRPRLLLTCSFTAATVTGVRHALRTHVTATGVDEDTAFDFVTAVHELVTNAVRHGGGHGQLELSIDCGQLICTVSDYGTGSGTLPVCPPPGDQPGGRGLFLARQLTGALLIDQRGAGLTATVTIALPPTR, encoded by the coding sequence GTGAGCACTGACGTCGGGACGAGCACGCGCCCCCGGCTGTTGCTGACGTGCTCGTTCACCGCGGCGACTGTCACCGGCGTGCGGCACGCCCTCCGCACTCACGTCACCGCGACAGGAGTGGACGAGGACACCGCTTTCGACTTCGTCACGGCCGTGCACGAGCTGGTCACCAACGCGGTGCGACACGGCGGCGGCCACGGCCAGCTCGAGCTGAGCATCGACTGCGGGCAGCTGATCTGCACCGTCAGCGACTATGGCACCGGCTCGGGCACCCTGCCCGTGTGCCCGCCGCCGGGTGACCAGCCCGGCGGCCGTGGCCTGTTCCTGGCCCGCCAGCTGACGGGCGCGCTGCTGATCGACCAACGCGGCGCCGGCCTGACCGCCACCGTCACCATCGCTCTTCCACCCACCCGATGA
- a CDS encoding STAS domain-containing protein produces the protein MSAAPMICSTADRIEIYGQLDFAHADRIRESLLAVVNARRGTGRLLVDCSNLTFIDGAGLRALTAASRAAGAAGLHFAVINPSPALRFLLDLLGLSDSLTSSC, from the coding sequence TTGAGCGCGGCCCCGATGATCTGTTCGACCGCAGACCGCATCGAGATCTACGGCCAGCTGGATTTCGCGCACGCCGACCGCATCCGCGAGAGCCTGCTCGCCGTGGTCAACGCTCGCCGCGGCACCGGTCGACTGCTGGTCGACTGCAGCAACCTCACGTTCATCGACGGCGCCGGGCTCCGCGCGCTGACCGCCGCCAGCCGGGCAGCCGGCGCGGCGGGCCTGCACTTCGCCGTCATCAATCCCAGTCCGGCCCTGCGTTTCCTGCTTGACCTGCTCGGCCTGTCCGACTCGCTCACCAGCAGCTGCTGA